In Candidatus Binatia bacterium, the sequence GCCGAGCTTGACCAGTTCGCGCATTTTTTCGTCCAGCATTCTGCGCCACAAGGCGCCACGCGGTGCAACATTGGCCGCGAAATTCCTCAATCATTTCAAGCGGCGCTTCGGGTTCAAGTCCCCTCCTCGCACTGGGGCGTATTCGTTGACTTCGAGCCTCAACCCGAGCCTATACGCCACGACAGGACCAAGAATATCAGCACGTCATGACACCCGGCGCTGAGTAACCGGCTACAGCGCTCCCGTGGACTTCTTGCTGTTTGGCACCCCAGCAGCACCTGCCGCGCGTACACTCGTGATAATACGGCGGAGACCTGCGGGTTGTTAGCCCGACTGCTTTTGGCATAGTCGCGGCGGCGCTCCGTCTCGCCAGAGACTCGTCCAACAAGGCGCTCCGAGGATCTACGTCGACACGAGCGCCGCTCAACTTACTCCGCAAAACGTTGACGGCGACTATCGCCGCGAATCGTCTGATCTGCGCGCCGAGCCCGTCGCGTGCCCGGCACGATCGTAGAACAGAGTGATCATAGGCTGCTCGGGCCGTTCGTACCATTGCAGCTGAGGACAGTTGTGAGGCCCGGCAGATGTGCGCGCGAGAGCACACGGCCATTCGATCGTAATGGACCACCCGGGCCACAAAGTAATCCAAGGATGCTATTGCCGAAGCGCGTGGGCCTCCAGTACACTGGCGTGCACGAGGTCATCTCATGAGCAGTGAGGACAAGTGGCCACTTACGCGGCGGACGTTGTTGAAAGGTACGGCCGCGGTTGCCGCCGCCGGTACAGCGGCGGCAGCGGGGTACGCGGCGTGGCGGAACCGCACCTACCTTTTTCTAATGCGCCAGGCGCCCGTGGAGTCCGAACAGCCTGAGGCATCATGGCACGGCTCCCAAGTGCGAAGCTATCGCCCGCTCGGCAATACCGGCATTTTGATGTCGGATATTTCCTTCGGTGGTGCGAGCATCGACAATTCGGACGTCGTGACGCGTGCCGTTGAGCGCGGCATCAACTATTTCGATACCTCGCCGGACTACAGCAAGACCGGCAGCGAGCAGACCATTGGGAAGGCACTCAAATCCGTACGCGACAAGGTGTTCATCGCCTCGAAGTTTTGCACGGCTGACGGTCATCTGCCCATGGATGCGCCGGTCACCGAAATTATACGGGCCGTCGAGGGTAGCCTGGCGCGATTGCAAACGGACTACTTGGACGTCTGCCTGATCCACGAGGTGAACAGCATCGATCGACTGATGGCGCCGACGTTCCATGAGGCCTTCGATCGCTTGAAGGAACAGGGCAAAGTGCGCTTCCTCGGTGTCAGTAGCCACACGCCCAATCTTGAAGCCGTCATGAGGCACGCGGTGGCGTCGGGTCGCTTCAATGTGTTGTTGGTCGCACACAACTTCAGCAACTGGCCGGATCTGACCAACATTTTCCATGATGCCAAGCAGCGCGGCGTCGGGGTGATCGCGATGAAGACGCTCAAGGGCGCAAGGGCGACAGTGCTGAAGGATTTCGCCGATCAGTCGCAGGCGTTCAGCCAAGCAGCGTTCAACTGGGTCTTGCGCAACCCCGATATCAGCGGCTTAGTGGTCTCGATTCGGAACTTCAACCAAATTGATGAGTACTTGTATGCGTCCGGCC encodes:
- a CDS encoding aldo/keto reductase, coding for MSSEDKWPLTRRTLLKGTAAVAAAGTAAAAGYAAWRNRTYLFLMRQAPVESEQPEASWHGSQVRSYRPLGNTGILMSDISFGGASIDNSDVVTRAVERGINYFDTSPDYSKTGSEQTIGKALKSVRDKVFIASKFCTADGHLPMDAPVTEIIRAVEGSLARLQTDYLDVCLIHEVNSIDRLMAPTFHEAFDRLKEQGKVRFLGVSSHTPNLEAVMRHAVASGRFNVLLVAHNFSNWPDLTNIFHDAKQRGVGVIAMKTLKGARATVLKDFADQSQAFSQAAFNWVLRNPDISGLVVSIRNFNQIDEYLYASGQSLGTSDLALLARYDQLIARDYCRPGCGACLDRCPSDVPVDDIFRYAMYFENYGRERDAMALYAALPSERDASRCASCPAPCQAACPFELPIRQKMLQAHRTLKI